A genome region from Gossypium hirsutum isolate 1008001.06 chromosome A04, Gossypium_hirsutum_v2.1, whole genome shotgun sequence includes the following:
- the LOC107948419 gene encoding 50S ribosomal protein L9: protein MAYIQYGRHALRQIIKETNVQQSHDRLMQPLFYACQEIRYRKLDVILTTSIEKLGKAGETVKVAPGYFRNHLMPKLLAVPNIDKFAYLIKEQRKIYQPKEEEVQVVTKNVEDKSKVYEKAAYRLLNGRLVLRRSINVEKFRAQSTKDDPIELRSPVTKDEIVAEVGRQLCVQIDPENLHLPTPLETFGLFDVQLRMPKSIPLPEGRYNWTLKVKIQGK from the exons ATGGCTTATATCCAGTATGGAAGACATGCCCTTCGGCAAATTATCAAAGAAACGAATGTCCAGCAAAGCCATGATCGTTTGATGCAACCTCTGTTCTATGCTTGTCAAGAAATTAGATACAGAAAGTTGGATGTGATTCTTACGACG AGCATTGAGAAACTTGGCAAAGCTGGTGAGACTGTCAAAGTCGCTCCTGGTTATTTTCGCAATCATCTGATgccgaaattgcttgctgttcCTAATATTGATAAGTTCGCTTATCTCATTAAGGAGCAGCGTAAG ATTTATCAACCGAAGGAAGAAGAGGTTCAAGTAGTTACAAAGAATGTGGAAGATAAGAGCAAAGTATATGAAAAGGCTGCATATCGTCTACTTAATGGCCGGCTG GTATTGAGGAGATCTATCAATGTTGAAAAGTTTCGTGCCCAATCGACCAAAGATGACCCAATTGAATTGCGCTCACCTGTGACAAAAGATGAAATTGTTGCTGAG GTTGGAAGGCAGCTTTGCGTTCAAATTGATCCTGAAAATCTGCACCTTCCAACACCTTTGGAAACATTTGGACTGTTTGATGTGCAATTGCGGATGCCAAAATCCATACCGCTCCCAGAAGGAAGGTATAATTGGACGCTTAAAGTTAAAATCCAAGGTAAATAA